In Phenylobacterium zucineum HLK1, one DNA window encodes the following:
- the typA gene encoding translational GTPase TypA gives MSLRNIAIIAHVDHGKTTLVDQLLAQSGVFRANEATVERAMDSNDQERERGITILAKCTSVLWNGKAGETRINIIDTPGHADFGGEVERILGMVDGCVLLVDAEEGVMPQTKFVLTKALKMGLKPILCINKVDRAHADPDRVHLETIDLFSAIGATDEQLDFPHIYASGRNGWATLDLNQPSDTLTPLFDLIVDHVPPPAVEANKDKPFRMLNVLIESDPFLGRLLTGRIESGKAVAGMAIKALDRNGKQIEQGRITKVLAFRGLKRQPIDEGAEAGDIVAIAGMSKATVADTLCALEVTEPLDAQPIDPPTISMTVSVNDSPLAGREGDKVQSRVIRDRLLKEAEANVAIRVSETPGADAYEVAGRGELQLGVLIENMRREGFELSISRPRVVYQTGENGERLEPIEDVVIDVDDEYTGIVIEKLSARKAELKDMGPSGAGKTRIQLMCPSRSLIGYQGEFLTDTRGSGVLNRVFSHYEPHKGAIEGRPKGVLVSNSDGETAAYALWNLEERGVMFVGAGEKTYQGMIIGENSRSDDLDVNPIKGKQLTNVRASGKDEAVRLTPPRRLTLEQAIAYIEEDELVEVTPKSIRLRKEVLNPSFRKKRVREE, from the coding sequence ATGTCGCTCCGCAACATCGCCATCATCGCCCACGTCGACCACGGCAAGACAACGCTCGTGGACCAGCTGCTCGCCCAGTCCGGCGTGTTCCGAGCCAATGAGGCGACGGTCGAACGCGCCATGGACTCCAACGACCAGGAGCGCGAGCGCGGGATCACCATCCTCGCCAAGTGCACCTCGGTGCTGTGGAACGGGAAGGCCGGCGAGACCCGCATCAACATCATCGACACGCCCGGCCACGCCGACTTCGGCGGCGAGGTGGAGCGGATCCTCGGCATGGTGGACGGCTGCGTCCTGCTGGTCGACGCCGAGGAAGGCGTCATGCCGCAGACCAAGTTCGTGCTGACCAAGGCCCTGAAGATGGGCCTGAAGCCGATCCTGTGCATCAACAAGGTGGACCGCGCCCACGCCGATCCCGACCGGGTGCACCTGGAGACCATCGACCTGTTCTCGGCGATCGGCGCCACCGACGAGCAGCTCGACTTCCCGCACATCTACGCCTCGGGCCGCAACGGCTGGGCGACGCTGGACCTCAACCAGCCGTCCGACACCCTGACCCCGCTGTTCGACCTGATCGTCGACCACGTGCCGCCGCCGGCCGTGGAAGCGAACAAGGACAAGCCGTTCCGGATGCTGAACGTGCTGATCGAGAGCGACCCCTTCCTGGGCCGCCTGCTGACCGGCCGCATCGAGAGCGGCAAGGCCGTGGCCGGCATGGCCATCAAGGCGCTGGACCGCAACGGCAAGCAGATCGAGCAGGGCCGCATCACCAAGGTGCTGGCCTTCCGCGGCCTGAAGCGCCAGCCGATCGACGAGGGCGCCGAGGCCGGCGACATCGTCGCCATCGCCGGCATGTCCAAGGCCACCGTGGCCGACACGCTCTGCGCGCTGGAAGTGACCGAGCCGCTGGACGCCCAGCCGATCGATCCGCCGACCATCTCGATGACCGTCAGCGTCAACGACAGCCCGCTGGCGGGCCGCGAAGGCGACAAGGTGCAGAGCCGCGTGATCCGCGACCGCCTGCTGAAGGAGGCCGAGGCCAACGTCGCCATCCGGGTGTCCGAGACCCCCGGCGCCGACGCCTACGAAGTCGCCGGCCGCGGCGAACTGCAGCTGGGCGTGCTGATCGAGAACATGCGCCGCGAGGGCTTCGAGCTCTCCATCTCCCGCCCGCGGGTGGTCTACCAGACCGGCGAGAACGGCGAGCGGCTGGAGCCCATCGAGGACGTCGTCATCGACGTGGACGACGAGTACACCGGCATCGTCATCGAGAAGCTGTCGGCCCGGAAGGCCGAGCTGAAGGACATGGGCCCCTCGGGCGCCGGCAAGACGCGCATCCAGCTGATGTGCCCGTCGCGCTCGCTGATCGGCTACCAGGGCGAGTTCCTGACCGACACCCGCGGCTCGGGGGTGCTGAACCGCGTGTTCAGCCACTACGAGCCGCACAAGGGCGCCATCGAGGGCCGTCCGAAGGGCGTGCTGGTGTCCAACTCCGACGGCGAGACCGCCGCCTACGCCCTGTGGAACCTCGAGGAACGCGGCGTGATGTTCGTCGGCGCCGGCGAGAAGACCTACCAGGGCATGATCATCGGCGAGAACTCCCGCTCGGACGACCTCGACGTCAATCCGATCAAGGGCAAGCAGCTGACCAACGTCCGCGCCTCGGGCAAGGACGAGGCCGTGCGCCTGACCCCGCCGCGGCGCCTCACCCTCGAACAGGCCATCGCCTACATCGAGGAGGACGAGCTGGTCGAAGTGACGCCGAAATCGATCCGCCTGCGCAAGGAGGTGCTGAACCCCTCCTTCCGCAAGAAGCGCGTCAGGGAAGAGTAG
- the trhA gene encoding PAQR family membrane homeostasis protein TrhA yields the protein MTLPAPAAAHAKPPRHYPTPAAKCADLVVHVVGLTLALVGGIVLLTLAVQAGSISKVVGVSIYAAGIIAMLAFSTAYNFARPQHRPTLRRLDHAGIFLMIAGSYTPFTLGLPGAWGWGMTAAVWSIATLGALGKLFLKGLDRKFWVGVYLALGWLVVIALKPIIDSLAWYAFVLLVTGGVLYSTGVIFYVNKRLKFSRAIWHGHVVAAAGAHWAAVLLGVVLAAQH from the coding sequence ATGACGCTTCCCGCCCCAGCCGCCGCGCACGCCAAGCCGCCCCGCCACTACCCGACCCCCGCCGCCAAATGCGCGGACTTGGTGGTGCATGTGGTCGGGCTGACGCTGGCGCTGGTGGGGGGGATCGTGCTGCTGACGCTGGCGGTGCAGGCCGGCTCGATCAGCAAGGTCGTGGGCGTCTCGATCTACGCCGCCGGCATCATCGCCATGCTGGCCTTCTCCACGGCCTACAACTTCGCCAGGCCCCAGCACCGCCCGACCCTGCGGCGGCTGGACCACGCCGGGATCTTCCTGATGATCGCCGGCTCCTACACGCCCTTCACCCTCGGCCTTCCCGGCGCCTGGGGCTGGGGCATGACCGCCGCCGTCTGGTCGATCGCCACCCTCGGCGCGCTCGGCAAGCTGTTCCTGAAGGGCCTGGACCGGAAGTTCTGGGTGGGCGTCTACCTGGCGCTCGGCTGGCTGGTGGTCATCGCCCTGAAGCCGATCATCGACAGCCTGGCCTGGTACGCCTTCGTCCTGCTGGTGACGGGCGGGGTCCTCTATTCGACCGGCGTGATCTTCTACGTGAACAAGCGGCTGAAGTTCTCGCGGGCCATCTGGCACGGCCACGTCGTGGCCGCGGCCGGCGCGCACTGGGCGGCGGTGCTGCTGGGGGTGGTGCTGGCCGCCCAGCACTGA